The DNA segment TCCAAAGGCAGTCTACCTGGGAAACTCCAGTTGTCTGAATCCTCCTCTCACAAAAGAACAGCGCCCAGAGTGTCTCACGCTGGTAAAATCACACTGCTCAGTTGGCAGAAGCGTTGAGAGTTTTGGTTGCCACAGACCAATTACCGGACGTGTGCAGTTTGTGGTCTGCACCGACCTGCGTTCCTCGAAGCCAGGCCGGCAGGACAGCTGGGAAGGAAAGAGTCTGGGGCAAGTTTGAAACAGGAACAAGAAAAAACCACAAACTCGGTCATGGGGTTGGCTTGTCCCCAAATTCCAGTCTGGAAGGAGGCCGGCAAACCTCCTGCAGAAGAACAGTTGTGGgtatttagggatgccaaccctggggtgggagaaacctggagactttgggggtggagcctgcagagggcggggcttcaaaggggtataatgccatacacttCACCCTCTGAGTGACCATTTTCCTCCAGGGttactgatctctgctgtctggagacgagctgtaattctgggagatctccaggtcccacctggaggctggcatccctcgtcTTTCTCCCTGTTGGCAGATGCACCCTGAATGGGGCTCCAGCAATTGGCTGATAGGAGAGAGGGACACATCCAGCGCTctccctgcattcgctggcaggggctcctgggaattgtagtccatggacctctggagggccgcagtttgactacccctggcgatGAGGAAACCCTCTGCAGGCTGGATGTGCTCCAGGCGTGCCCCTTTctagtttagaagaagagctggggggtttaTACCCCCcctcactacccagaggagtccgaAAGCaacctacaaacacctttcctttcctccccactgtgggataggttgggctgagagagttctgagagaactgctttgcaagaacagctctttaatcactatgccatgctggcttaGAGCTTTCTTGATCAAAATGCTGTTGTCACCGTTATTAATTGATGCAGTTATTAATTGATGCACCGTTATTAATTGGTATCGTAGGACTCACacattctctgtaaactgccctgagccatgggagggcagtatataaatataatgaataaaaataaaaaacctgcATGTTCCATGGGACATAGAAGCAGAAATGGATCCGGCCGTACAGTTCCTGGGCAGAGAGAATGCAGCCTAGAAACATTTCTCCCCCAAATTGTGATTGCCTTTTGTATTCTGTTGTTGGCTGCTTTtgtggtgcattttttaaaagtaataaatTAATATTATGGGCCTGGGTGCAGTTGCttcttctcaagggaagccctACACACATCATGTGACAGTAGTCTAGCTGTGCCCAGTATGGAGCCAAACGCAAGCCTCTGGGGAGCTTTCAGGAACTAGGCGAGCCAGCATGGCAGAGCAGCCACTGTCTTCTGAGTTCAGATCCCACCGTCCCATAGCTTTTCATCTAgtctagcccacctcacagggttgttgtgaaggcaaTAATGGGGGGAGGAAATCACAGGCACTGCTCTGAACTCCTTGGGAAATGAACTTGAGGGATCGGTTCAGCGGAGTCCTTTCCATGAACAACAGAACTGGAATGAGAGAAAGCAAGTCAATTTAAGTTCCTCCAAACCACAAACTGGTTCTTTGAGTTTGGATGGTGAAAGGGCAGCGTTTGGGGAGAGGATCCAGAAACGTAAGCGCTTGGGCCCCCCTTTCATTTTAATCCAATAAAGTCAGACTTCTAGAAGGCAGCGTGgacgtgagagagagagaaatcatgttTTCAAGGGTGAAGAAATGGAGACCccaaagtcccttccctccctgttgATGCCAGCCAGGACCGTCCTGCAGACAGAGCCGGAAGCAGCCGAACAGGGGCTCCTTGAGGACCTGCAAAGATGCACTCAAGGGAtaagcccacttcttcagatacaatgaaatggaagctaCCCGTCCCTACCTATAGGGAAAGGGTGTGCAATCAGTTAGCATACACCACAGTGGAGCTGTTTAGCAGGTTCAGGGGCCAAACCAGAATAACCAGCCTAGTTTATTTGGGTCGGTTTAATTCCAGGACTCGGGTGGGGGGGATGTAGTGAATAACTATTAGCTGGGACCGGTCTGCCATGGCGCTCCATCCGACTCCTCCCAAGCATGTCTTGTCCCCGTTGCTAAACTGGGAAATGCAGAAGTCAGGAAATACAAGATTGGGGAAGCTTTCTGAGATGCCAAACCCCAGGTCAGGGACGGCtaaccagtggctctccagatgtccatggactacaattcccatgggccccggTTCCAGGGCAAGGATctccaatgtggtgcccatgggcaccatggcaacGATGGCAGGGCCGTTTGGGGCTTTTGCTGAGCAAACCCTCTGACTGGACACTGGATAGTTCAAAAAGGGTTGCTCTGGCAGTGGCTGCCCCACTCCACAGGAACCTTGGCTGCAGCAGGGAAGGCAGGCTCTGCAtcctgtggccgccattttgagGCTGCGCCCACCGCCCTATGCCCTAATTCCACTCAAAGGCAGCCTTGCTCCAGGGACCCCAAAATAAATTCTCAGGTGTTGCACCCTGGGCAGACACGCCCGGCCCTCTTGGGTATTCCCTAGTGCAGAATCGGCGCATGGCGCGTGAATGTTTCCCTGTCTTCCTCCACGCAGGTCACCAGCCATGGGTAACAGATTCCAGCCCTTGGACTCGTTGTGCCGGTGGTACCTCTACGCCCTCCATGGCTTCCTTGCGGAGATCATGTTCACGGCCACGGTGAATTTCGTGGTGCACTGGGACTGGAGGTTCATGGGGGTCACCAGCGTCTGGGCCCTCTTCATCTACGGCACCTTCGCCATGATCCTGGAGCAGCTCTACTTCCGCCTGCGGAGACGCTGTAACTTCGTGGTGCGGGGCATCCTGTACACGCTCTGCATCTACCTGTGGGAGTTCTGCACGGGCTACATCCTCCGCTGCTTCAACGCCTGCCCCTGGGACTACAGCAGCCTCCAGTACAACTTCATGGGCCTCGTCACCCTGGAGTATTTCCCCCTCTGGTTTGTCGGCTCCCTCCTGCTGGAGAGGGTG comes from the Paroedura picta isolate Pp20150507F unplaced genomic scaffold, Ppicta_v3.0 Ppicta_v3_sca21, whole genome shotgun sequence genome and includes:
- the LOC143828259 gene encoding transmembrane protein 229B-like, yielding MGNRFQPLDSLCRWYLYALHGFLAEIMFTATVNFVVHWDWRFMGVTSVWALFIYGTFAMILEQLYFRLRRRCNFVVRGILYTLCIYLWEFCTGYILRCFNACPWDYSSLQYNFMGLVTLEYFPLWFVGSLLLERVVVYNVLRLRLDEAWRPKDGPCSKLEPKPE